A genomic segment from Bacillus cereus G9842 encodes:
- a CDS encoding response regulator transcription factor gives MKDIRILLADDDKEIRNLLKIYLERELYMVDTAINGEEALHLFNQNNYNLVILDLMMPKIDGIEVCKKLRYKTNVPILMLTAKDHEIDKILGLSIGADDYITKPFSIHEVIARVKALMRRFLVLGSSNTAQEKTTLSFKGLTFNLNTYTVHTNKEEINLTGKELELLKFFTSNPGQVFTKTQLFQNVWDDNYIEDDNTVMVHIRKLRKKIEIDPSNPKFIQTIWGIGYKFVGEKLED, from the coding sequence ATGAAAGATATACGTATCCTTTTAGCAGACGACGATAAAGAAATCCGAAATTTATTAAAAATATATTTAGAACGAGAATTATATATGGTAGACACTGCAATCAACGGCGAAGAAGCCTTGCATTTATTTAATCAAAATAACTATAACCTCGTTATATTAGATCTTATGATGCCCAAAATAGATGGAATCGAGGTATGTAAAAAGCTTAGATATAAAACTAACGTACCTATATTAATGCTCACCGCTAAAGATCACGAAATTGATAAAATTTTAGGCTTAAGCATTGGTGCTGATGATTACATTACAAAACCTTTCAGCATTCACGAAGTAATTGCACGAGTAAAAGCTCTTATGCGGCGTTTTTTAGTTCTTGGAAGTAGCAATACTGCTCAAGAAAAAACAACTTTATCTTTTAAAGGACTAACTTTCAATCTAAATACATACACAGTTCATACAAATAAAGAAGAAATTAACTTAACCGGAAAAGAACTGGAACTATTAAAATTCTTTACTTCAAACCCAGGACAAGTATTTACAAAAACACAGCTCTTCCAAAATGTGTGGGACGATAATTATATAGAAGATGACAATACCGTTATGGTACATATTCGAAAACTTAGAAAGAAAATAGAAATCGACCCTTCCAATCCAAAATTCATTCAGACTATATGGGGAATTGGTTATAAGTTTGTAGGTGAAAAGCTTGAAGACTGA
- a CDS encoding ABC transporter ATP-binding protein: protein MSPINTIIKTTNLTKVYGNQKSVDNLNINVQQGEIYGFIGRNGAGKTTTIRMLLSLIKPTSGTIEIFGENLFQNQKDILSRIGSIVEVPGFYENLTAKENLLINAKIIGVHKKNAIEEALEIVGLQHETKKLVGKYSLGMKQRLGIARALLHYPELLILDEPTNGLDPIGIKEMRKLIHSLAQERNITILISSHILAEVEQLVDRIGIIHEGKLLEEVSLDTLRKANRKYIEFQVNNDNKAVMLLENHLQIFDYEVHDEGNIRIYSHFGQQGYINRTLVLNGIEVLKMMISEDRLEDYFTKLVGGGTIG, encoded by the coding sequence GTGTCTCCTATAAATACAATTATAAAAACGACTAACCTTACTAAAGTATATGGCAATCAAAAATCAGTAGATAATTTAAATATTAATGTTCAACAAGGGGAGATTTATGGCTTCATAGGCCGCAACGGTGCTGGTAAAACAACAACCATTCGTATGCTGCTTAGTCTTATAAAGCCTACAAGTGGAACGATTGAAATATTTGGAGAGAACTTATTCCAAAATCAAAAAGATATTTTAAGCAGAATTGGTTCTATAGTTGAAGTTCCAGGATTTTATGAAAACTTAACTGCAAAAGAAAACCTATTAATTAATGCAAAGATAATTGGGGTTCACAAAAAGAATGCTATCGAAGAAGCATTAGAAATAGTAGGCTTGCAGCATGAGACAAAAAAGTTAGTAGGAAAGTATTCTTTAGGAATGAAGCAACGCTTAGGAATTGCACGCGCTCTTCTCCATTATCCCGAGCTACTCATATTAGATGAACCAACTAACGGACTAGACCCTATTGGTATTAAAGAAATGCGAAAACTTATTCATTCTTTAGCTCAAGAAAGAAATATAACCATACTCATTTCTAGTCACATATTAGCCGAGGTAGAACAGTTAGTCGATCGTATCGGAATTATTCATGAAGGAAAGTTACTAGAAGAAGTTTCTCTTGATACGCTACGTAAAGCAAATCGTAAGTACATAGAGTTTCAAGTGAATAATGACAATAAAGCTGTGATGTTATTAGAAAATCATCTTCAAATTTTTGATTATGAAGTACACGATGAAGGGAATATTCGTATTTACTCTCATTTTGGACAACAAGGATACATAAATAGAACGTTAGTTCTCAATGGTATTGAAGTATTAAAAATGATGATAAGTG
- a CDS encoding sensor histidine kinase: MKTDKTLSLITLQLIICGILNIQMEPRLKMSLFIILILITIYLFFSRIQFIQHRKAMDTKLSRVLKGNLQTRLFTSNDHSLHNIVFSINELIAKLEQVQIEAKRSEESRKQLLSSISHDIRTPLTSIIGYIDALKDGVAVSEIEKQEYLKILYMKSNNLKHLVDEIFNMAKLDANEFPLKEEELDFSEVTREVLIEFLPELSKHNIELQVLIPESTCPIIADHLSLMRIMSNLMKNAIYYGKDGKIVGVELLETDREYELHIWDKGPGIPKHDLQNVFERMYRSEQSRNSSFGGSGLGLSISKALVERNGGHIWVESTPWKRTIFGFSIPKHNTFKK; this comes from the coding sequence TTGAAGACTGATAAAACCCTCTCCCTTATTACATTACAACTTATCATTTGTGGGATTTTAAACATACAAATGGAACCAAGATTAAAAATGTCTTTATTTATAATCCTTATCTTAATTACAATTTATCTCTTCTTTTCAAGAATACAATTCATTCAACATCGCAAGGCAATGGATACTAAATTAAGTCGTGTACTAAAAGGAAACTTACAAACGAGATTATTCACAAGCAATGACCACTCATTACATAATATCGTTTTTTCAATAAACGAGCTAATAGCTAAATTAGAGCAAGTTCAGATTGAAGCCAAAAGATCCGAGGAATCCAGAAAACAACTTTTGTCTAGTATCTCCCACGATATACGAACACCACTCACCTCCATCATCGGATATATAGATGCTTTAAAAGATGGGGTTGCTGTTTCTGAAATAGAAAAACAAGAATACCTTAAAATACTTTATATGAAATCAAATAACTTAAAGCACCTAGTTGATGAAATATTCAATATGGCGAAGCTAGACGCTAATGAATTTCCACTAAAAGAAGAAGAACTCGACTTTTCTGAAGTTACTAGAGAAGTTTTGATTGAATTTTTACCTGAGCTCTCAAAACATAACATCGAACTGCAAGTTCTCATACCAGAATCTACTTGCCCTATTATCGCAGACCATCTGAGCCTTATGCGGATTATGAGTAATTTAATGAAAAATGCCATTTATTACGGAAAGGATGGAAAAATAGTAGGAGTCGAACTACTAGAAACCGATAGAGAATATGAACTTCATATTTGGGACAAAGGCCCTGGTATTCCAAAGCATGATTTACAAAATGTGTTTGAGCGAATGTACCGAAGCGAACAATCAAGAAACTCCTCGTTTGGTGGTAGTGGTCTCGGGCTCTCTATTTCTAAAGCGCTCGTTGAGAGAAATGGTGGGCATATATGGGTTGAAAGCACTCCATGGAAACGAACTATTTTTGGCTTTTCTATTCCAAAACACAATACTTTTAAGAAATAG